TCAGCTATTTAAAAAAATAAAACGCCACATACAAAAAACGCACAGCTTTTAGTTGTGCGTTTCGTCATTCAAAAATTAAATACAATTTATCCTCTTGCCAAACAGAACGTTTGTTCGTATAATGAATTATACAGCTTTTGTTTTGGAGACAGCATATGGTAAACAAGCAGAAAATTGAATACAACTACACGCAAGAGGAACGACGTGTGATATTTATGATTGATTCTAAAAGCTTTTATGCCAGTGTTGAGTGTGTGGAACGTAACTACAATCCATTAAAAGCATTACTTGTTGTGATGTCAGAACAAGAAAATACCAACGGCGGTTTAGTCTTGGCATCTTCACCAATGGCCAAGAAAAAATTAGGTATTAGTAATGTTACGCGTCAACGAGATATTCCTGTATGTAATGAATTAGTCATTGCTATCCCAAGAATGAATCTTTATATTCAAGAAAACTTACGAATTAACAACATCTATCGGCAATATACTGATGATGCGCACTTATTACCATATTCCGTTGATGAATCTATCCTTGATATGACGCATTCTTGGCGTCTTTTTGGAAAAACACCGGAGGAAGTTGCTTTTAAGATACAAAAGCAAGTACGGGCAGAAACAGGCATCTACTTAACTGTTGGCATTGGTGATTCACCGGTTTTAGCTAAATTAGCGCTTGATATTGAAGCCAAACATGCTAAGAATCTGACAGGAATCTGGCATTATGAAGATGTGTCACGGAAGCTATGGCCGATTACTAAACTAACTGATGTTTGGAGTATTGGCGCACGAACTGCCCGTAAGCTAAATTTGATGGGTATTCACTCAATGTATGACTTATCTCATCAAGATCCATATCTATTTCGTTCGAAACTGGGATTAATGGGTGAGCAATTGTTAGCTTTGTCTTGGGGTATTGACCGATCTGATCTGACTGAAACAATCAGGCCCAAAAATAAATCATATAGTAATTCTCAAGTTTTACCACGTGATTACAGCCAACGAGCAGAGATTGAAATCGTGATTCGAGAAATGGCGGATCAAGTTGCCACAAGAATCCGTGCCCATCAAAAGCAAGCTTGCTTAGTAAGCTTGTTTATTGGTTATTCCTTTTCTGAAAGTGAGAAACGAGAATCACATGGCTTTAGAAAACAATGTCGTATTAGTCCTACCAACGATACCAATACATTAATGACTGTTATGATCAACCTCTTCAGAAAGTACTGGCGAGGCGAGATTATTAGACACATCGGGATTGATTACGGTGGCCTAGTTGATGATACTGGAGTACAGCTTAATCTTTTTGAACAGCCTGAACACATCCTTAAAACAAACAAAATTGATCAAGTTGTCGACGAAATTCGTCAACGTTTTGGTACTACAGCTTTGATGCGAGCTATGTCTAAAGAAGTCGGTGGAACAGCCATTAACCGAGCTAGTTTGGTTGGCGGACACAACGGAGGCAACAGTTATGACTGACAATGATGATTTCACTACGATAATCAATCGCTATTTCCAAAACGATTACCGAGAACGAGGGAAAATTAAATGGAACGGCTACTTTCTGTCTGACCACACTTCTTCTTTAACCAAAGAGGGCATTCAACGAAGTGCAATAACTAAGAAATTACCCGCAATATCACTAAATGATGCGCAAGATATTTTACGACACGCTTCTGCTAATTATCATGCCGTAACCGTTCAACAAAATATTAAAGATAACGAAGGAAATCTGATTCCTAATGTGACTGGTTTAATAAATGGTTTTTCCGAATTAGGTGTCTATGTGGACCACCAATTCATAGCCTTTGAAGATATTAGAACAGTGGTAAGAAAAAAATGAATCCAATTGAAAATATTATCGCAGAGATTAATTCTTTATTCACTAAACAACCTAATACTATTTATGAAGTACGATTGGTTAATCAACGATATGCTAAAAAAGTTAATGTGTTCTTTGAATATTATCGGATTGGACATGCGACTCATTCACAGCAGATTGCTCGTTTAAATGATGAGTACCGATCTCAAATACCAGAGTTAGCGACAATGATTCATCAGGCTACTGGCCTGACGGTTAACACCAACTAATTTATTCTAATTTATTCGTGAATTAATTATCATCTAAAGTTGTTTTTAGATTCAGTATGCGTTATACTATTCGTCTTATAAACACTTCAGCCTTGGTAGATAGGGTGATTGCAATAATTAATTGAATAATGTTTGCTCCTTCAAATCTGAGTATTACTGTTAGTTACTTCACTAATTTGATATTCTATCCTAGTTGATATACAATTTAGTTATCATGATAAAAGCGCTTACAACGTTTTCATTTTTAGGAGGCCAAGGTTAGAATGTCAGATAAAAAAATATCAGCTGGATTAGCAGCTTTGAAGGTCATGGAAGGATGGGGTGTTCATACTGTATATGGTATTCCTTCCGGAACATTAAGCGGATTGATGGATGCCATGGGACATCCTGAAAATAATATTAAGTTTTTGCAAGTTAAACATGAAGAAGTTGCCGCAATGGCTGCCGTGATGCAATGGAAATTCGGTGGAAAATTAGGCGTCGCTGTCGGATCAGGCGGCCCGGGGGCTACTCACTTGATTAATGGCTTGTATGATGCAGCTATGGATAATACGCCCGTATTAGCAATTTTAGGGTCAAAGCCAGTTCGTGAATTAAATATGGATTCATTCCAAGAATTAAATCAAAATCCAATGTATGAAAGTATCGCTGTTTACAATCGTCGCGTAGCTACTGCCGAACAATTGCCTCATTTGGTTGATGATGCAATCCGTACGGCGATTGCCAAGCGTGGTGTGGCTGTTCTTGAAGTACCTGCAGATTTTGGATTTTCACAAATTGATGCTAATTCAATTTATTCAACACCACTGTATTCATCAGGCCCAAAGTATAAAGAATACAAATCAGCACCTGTCGATAAGGCTGATATTGATGCTGCTGTTGAACTATTAAACCAAGCAAAACAACCAGTTATTTATGCTGGTGTGGGTACCATGGGTCATGGCTCAGCCGTACAAGCGTTATCTCGCAAAATAAAGGCGCCCATTATCACGACTGGTAAAAACTTTGAAACTTTTGATTGGGACTTTGAGGCCTTTGCAGGTTCAAATTTCCGAGTAGGGTGGAAGCCAGCCAACGAAGCCGTTCTCGAAGCAGATACTGTACTATTTGTTGGAACAAACTTTCCATTTTCAGAAGTTGAAGGGTCATTCCGTAACGTTGACAAGTTTATCCAAATAGATAACAATCCTGCAATGCTAGGTAAACGCCACCAAAATGATGTGGCCATTCTCGGTGATGCTGGTGAAGCAATTGATGAAATACTTGCCAAGGTTTCCTCGGTTTCAGAATCACCTTGGTGGCAGGCTAACATTAAAAAT
The Leuconostoc suionicum genome window above contains:
- a CDS encoding Y-family DNA polymerase, with the translated sequence MVNKQKIEYNYTQEERRVIFMIDSKSFYASVECVERNYNPLKALLVVMSEQENTNGGLVLASSPMAKKKLGISNVTRQRDIPVCNELVIAIPRMNLYIQENLRINNIYRQYTDDAHLLPYSVDESILDMTHSWRLFGKTPEEVAFKIQKQVRAETGIYLTVGIGDSPVLAKLALDIEAKHAKNLTGIWHYEDVSRKLWPITKLTDVWSIGARTARKLNLMGIHSMYDLSHQDPYLFRSKLGLMGEQLLALSWGIDRSDLTETIRPKNKSYSNSQVLPRDYSQRAEIEIVIREMADQVATRIRAHQKQACLVSLFIGYSFSESEKRESHGFRKQCRISPTNDTNTLMTVMINLFRKYWRGEIIRHIGIDYGGLVDDTGVQLNLFEQPEHILKTNKIDQVVDEIRQRFGTTALMRAMSKEVGGTAINRASLVGGHNGGNSYD
- the spxB gene encoding pyruvate oxidase; the encoded protein is MSDKKISAGLAALKVMEGWGVHTVYGIPSGTLSGLMDAMGHPENNIKFLQVKHEEVAAMAAVMQWKFGGKLGVAVGSGGPGATHLINGLYDAAMDNTPVLAILGSKPVRELNMDSFQELNQNPMYESIAVYNRRVATAEQLPHLVDDAIRTAIAKRGVAVLEVPADFGFSQIDANSIYSTPLYSSGPKYKEYKSAPVDKADIDAAVELLNQAKQPVIYAGVGTMGHGSAVQALSRKIKAPIITTGKNFETFDWDFEAFAGSNFRVGWKPANEAVLEADTVLFVGTNFPFSEVEGSFRNVDKFIQIDNNPAMLGKRHQNDVAILGDAGEAIDEILAKVSSVSESPWWQANIKNIQNWRDYMTKLEKKTEGDLQAYQVYNAINEHAAENAIFSIDVGNVTQLSVRHLHMTPKNMWRTSPLFASMGIGLPGGIGAKNTYPDRQVWNLIGDGAFSMTYPDVVTNVRYNLPVINVVFTNTEYGFIKNKYEDTNTYNFGVDFTDVDYAKIAEAQGAIGLTVSRIEDIDHVVQEALSYYDKGRVVVIDAKITKDRPIPVETLKLDKSLYSAETVNAYKEKYEAQELVPFREYLEAEGLTSKYIKDNNDNKYSF